In Curtobacterium sp. MCPF17_002, one genomic interval encodes:
- the tyrS gene encoding tyrosine--tRNA ligase, translating into MSSEPAHDVLTRQQNDPTFASVWDELRWRDLVHVSTDETALKEALDGEPITYYCGFDPTAASLHCGNLLQLLTMRRIQLAGHRPLALVGGSTGLIGDPRPTAERTLNTPETVADWVTRLQGQVSRFLSPDGDNGVRLVNNLDWTAPLSAIDFLRDIGKYFRVNSMLKKDAVAARLNSDSGISYTEFSYQILQGLDYRELFRQYGCTLQTGGSDQWGNLTSGTELIRRSEGTSVHALGTPLITNSDGTKFGKSEGNAIWLDPEMTSPYAFYQFWLNTTDADVIARLRQFTFLSREEIERLERAVADEPFRREAQRTLAVEVTTIVHGPAATQAAIDASAALFGNGDLAALDAATLRSAIAELPGSVTLAGDADVARALVDTELVKSLGEARRAIDQGGVYVNNARAEDPAASLSDLALPGGVLVLRRGKKTLAGVTLA; encoded by the coding sequence GTGTCCAGTGAACCCGCTCACGATGTCCTGACGCGCCAGCAGAACGACCCGACCTTCGCCTCGGTCTGGGACGAACTGCGCTGGCGCGATCTGGTGCACGTCTCGACCGACGAGACCGCACTCAAGGAGGCCCTCGACGGCGAGCCGATCACGTACTACTGCGGGTTCGACCCGACGGCTGCGTCCCTGCACTGCGGCAACCTGCTGCAGCTCCTGACGATGCGGCGGATCCAGTTGGCCGGGCACAGGCCGCTCGCTCTGGTCGGCGGTTCGACCGGTCTGATCGGTGATCCGCGGCCGACGGCCGAGCGCACCCTGAACACCCCGGAGACCGTGGCGGACTGGGTGACCCGTCTGCAGGGCCAGGTGTCGCGGTTCCTCAGTCCGGACGGCGACAACGGTGTCCGTCTCGTGAACAACCTCGACTGGACCGCGCCGCTGTCGGCCATCGACTTCCTGCGCGACATCGGGAAGTACTTCCGCGTGAACTCGATGCTGAAGAAGGACGCCGTCGCCGCGCGCCTGAATTCCGACTCGGGGATCAGCTACACCGAGTTCAGCTACCAGATCCTGCAGGGCCTCGACTACCGCGAGCTCTTCCGGCAGTACGGGTGCACGCTGCAGACCGGTGGGTCCGACCAGTGGGGCAACCTGACCTCGGGGACGGAGCTGATCCGACGCTCCGAGGGCACGTCGGTGCACGCGCTGGGGACGCCCCTCATCACGAACTCCGACGGTACGAAGTTCGGCAAGAGCGAGGGCAACGCGATCTGGCTCGACCCGGAGATGACGTCGCCGTACGCGTTCTACCAGTTCTGGCTCAACACGACGGATGCCGACGTGATCGCCCGGCTGCGACAGTTCACGTTCCTGTCCCGCGAGGAGATCGAGCGTCTCGAGCGGGCGGTGGCGGACGAACCCTTCCGCCGAGAGGCGCAGCGGACCCTCGCGGTCGAGGTGACGACGATCGTGCACGGACCCGCGGCGACGCAGGCGGCGATCGATGCCTCCGCGGCACTGTTCGGCAACGGCGACCTGGCGGCGCTCGATGCGGCGACCCTGCGTTCGGCCATCGCCGAGCTCCCGGGGTCGGTGACCCTTGCCGGCGATGCGGACGTGGCGCGAGCGCTCGTCGACACCGAGTTGGTGAAGTCCCTGGGGGAGGCCCGTCGTGCGATCGACCAGGGCGGCGTGTACGTGAACAACGCCCGCGCCGAGGATCCCGCGGCCTCGCTGTCCGACCTCGCCCTGCCCGGGGGAGTGCTCGTGCTCCGTCGTGGCAAGAAGACCCTCGCCGGAGTGACGCTCGCCTGA
- a CDS encoding DNA-3-methyladenine glycosylase → MTDPVLALLSEPAPVSAPALLGATIAGKGVTLRITEVEAYSGPTDPGSHGHRGPTPRNRHLFGPPGTLYAYRSYGIHTCVNVVSAPEGTSSGSLLRGAEVVDGVAAARERRGPSIADVALARGPGNLGGALGAVLGEDDGTGLLDGSGPYVLTLAPGLEARLASAGTAHVVEELLLETLPGPAATGPVPRISRGPRTGVGGIAGGAGFPWRFWLTGDPTVSTYRRHKGAVG, encoded by the coding sequence ATGACCGACCCCGTCCTCGCGCTCCTGTCCGAGCCGGCTCCGGTGTCCGCGCCGGCGCTGCTCGGGGCGACGATCGCGGGCAAGGGCGTGACGCTCCGGATCACCGAGGTCGAGGCCTACTCCGGCCCGACCGATCCGGGCTCCCACGGCCACCGCGGTCCGACACCGCGCAACCGGCACCTGTTCGGACCGCCGGGGACGCTCTACGCGTACCGCTCGTACGGCATCCACACCTGCGTCAACGTGGTCAGTGCCCCCGAGGGCACGTCCTCCGGTTCTCTGCTCCGCGGCGCGGAGGTCGTCGACGGCGTCGCGGCCGCTCGGGAGCGGCGCGGGCCCTCGATCGCGGACGTCGCGCTGGCACGAGGGCCCGGCAACCTCGGCGGGGCACTCGGCGCCGTCCTGGGGGAGGACGACGGGACCGGACTCCTCGACGGGTCCGGTCCGTACGTGCTGACGCTCGCACCCGGCCTGGAGGCGCGGCTCGCCTCCGCCGGGACGGCCCACGTCGTCGAGGAACTCCTGCTCGAGACCCTCCCCGGACCGGCCGCGACCGGCCCGGTCCCACGGATCTCGCGCGGCCCGCGCACCGGCGTCGGCGGCATCGCCGGCGGGGCGGGGTTCCCCTGGCGTTTCTGGCTGACCGGTGACCCGACGGTCTCGACGTACCGACGTCACAAGGGTGCGGTCGGCTGA
- the argH gene encoding argininosuccinate lyase has product MTDATQPAAKTDATNTGALWGARFADGPSAELAALSRSTQFDWQLAPYDIAGSRAHARALQTAGYLSEDELDRMLAGLDRLESAHADGTLVPDDGDEDVHGALERLLIADVGPELGGKLRAGRSRNDQIATLGRMHMLDHGRRIGRLVIDLVDAISQQANEHPGAIMPGRTHLQHAQPVLLAHHLLAHAWPLVRDLERLRDWADRASVSPYGAGALAGSSLGLDPAAIARELGFARPADNSIDATAARDVVAEFAFVLAQIGIDVSRLAEEIILWNTKEFGFVRLHDAFSTGSSIMPQKKNPDIAELARGKSGRLIGNLTGLLATLKGLPLAYNRDLQEDKEPVFDSVAQLEVLLPAFTGMVATLAFDTDRMAELAPQGFSLATDVAEWLVRQGVPFRDAHEISGALVRVCEERGIELDQPTDDEYRAVSEHLTPEVRAVLTIEGSVASRAGVGGTAPDRVAEQLASLTHRVHDLAEGVPFTR; this is encoded by the coding sequence ATGACCGACGCGACCCAGCCCGCCGCCAAGACCGACGCCACCAACACCGGCGCCCTCTGGGGCGCCCGTTTCGCCGACGGCCCGAGCGCCGAGCTCGCTGCCCTGTCGAGGTCGACGCAGTTCGACTGGCAGCTCGCGCCGTACGACATCGCCGGGTCTCGAGCGCACGCCCGGGCACTGCAGACGGCGGGGTACCTCTCGGAGGACGAACTCGACCGGATGCTGGCCGGCCTCGACCGGCTGGAATCCGCGCACGCCGACGGCACCCTCGTGCCGGACGACGGTGACGAGGACGTCCACGGCGCCCTCGAGCGCCTCCTCATCGCGGACGTCGGGCCGGAGCTGGGCGGCAAGCTCCGCGCCGGCCGGAGCCGCAACGACCAGATCGCGACGCTCGGCCGCATGCACATGCTCGACCACGGGCGCCGGATCGGGCGCCTCGTGATCGACCTCGTCGACGCGATCTCGCAGCAGGCGAACGAGCACCCGGGCGCGATCATGCCGGGTCGCACACACCTGCAGCACGCGCAGCCGGTCCTCCTCGCCCACCACCTGCTCGCGCACGCGTGGCCGTTGGTCCGCGACCTCGAGCGGCTCCGCGACTGGGCCGACCGGGCGAGCGTGAGCCCGTACGGTGCGGGAGCGCTGGCGGGCAGCTCGCTGGGGCTGGACCCGGCGGCGATCGCCCGGGAACTCGGCTTCGCCCGCCCGGCCGACAACTCGATCGACGCGACGGCCGCCCGCGACGTGGTGGCCGAGTTCGCCTTCGTCCTGGCGCAGATCGGCATCGACGTGTCCCGTCTGGCCGAGGAGATCATCCTCTGGAACACGAAGGAGTTCGGCTTCGTCCGGCTTCACGACGCGTTCTCGACCGGCTCGAGCATCATGCCGCAGAAGAAGAACCCGGACATCGCCGAGCTCGCCCGCGGCAAGTCGGGCCGACTGATCGGCAACCTGACGGGGCTGCTCGCGACGCTGAAGGGGTTGCCGCTGGCGTACAACCGCGACCTGCAAGAGGACAAAGAACCGGTCTTCGACTCCGTCGCCCAGCTCGAGGTGCTCCTGCCCGCCTTCACCGGCATGGTGGCGACGCTGGCCTTCGACACCGACCGGATGGCCGAGCTCGCGCCGCAGGGGTTCTCGCTCGCGACGGACGTCGCCGAGTGGCTGGTCCGCCAGGGTGTGCCGTTCCGTGACGCGCACGAGATCTCGGGTGCGCTGGTCCGGGTCTGCGAGGAGCGCGGCATCGAGCTCGACCAGCCGACCGACGACGAGTACCGCGCGGTGTCCGAGCACCTGACGCCGGAGGTCCGCGCCGTCCTCACGATCGAGGGCAGCGTCGCATCCCGTGCCGGTGTCGGCGGGACCGCGCCGGACCGGGTCGCCGAGCAGCTCGCGTCGCTCACCCACCGCGTGCACGACCTCGCCGAGGGCGTGCCGTTCACGCGATGA
- a CDS encoding argininosuccinate synthase, whose translation MADRVVLAYSGGLDTSVGIGRLRDATGKDVVALVVDVGQGGEDLAAIRQRALDCGAVESIVVDAKDEFADDYIVPALKANALHQKRYPLISALSRPLIAKHLALTATQLGADSIAHGCTGKGNDQVRFEAAVAAVAPHLSTLAPVRDLALTRDRAIAYAEEHGLPIEQSPRSPYSIDQNVWGRAVETGLLEDPWNAPPEDLYAYTQDPTVPRDPGEVTVTFEQGVPVAIDGQRFSVLRIVQELNALAGKHGVGRIDVVEDRLVGIKSREVYEAPAAVALIAAHEELESLTLERDVHRYKRHVEAEWADLVYDGLWFGGLKRSLDAFVDHTQQHVSGDVRLQLHGGRAVVTGRRSSQSLYDFELATYDTGDAFDQSQAKGFTDIWSLPSRIAARRDQAN comes from the coding sequence GTGGCAGACCGCGTCGTCCTCGCGTACTCCGGCGGCCTCGACACCTCCGTCGGGATCGGCCGGCTGCGTGACGCCACGGGCAAGGACGTCGTCGCGCTCGTGGTCGACGTCGGTCAGGGCGGCGAGGACCTCGCGGCCATCCGGCAGCGCGCGCTCGACTGCGGGGCGGTCGAGTCGATCGTCGTCGACGCGAAGGACGAGTTCGCCGACGACTACATCGTGCCCGCGCTCAAGGCGAACGCCCTGCACCAGAAGCGCTACCCGCTGATCTCGGCCCTGAGCCGACCGCTCATCGCGAAGCACCTGGCGCTGACGGCCACGCAGCTGGGCGCGGACAGCATCGCGCACGGCTGCACCGGCAAGGGCAACGACCAGGTCCGGTTCGAGGCGGCCGTGGCAGCGGTCGCGCCGCACCTGTCGACCCTCGCGCCGGTGCGTGACCTCGCACTCACCCGCGACCGGGCGATCGCGTACGCGGAGGAGCACGGGCTGCCGATCGAGCAGTCGCCCCGGTCGCCGTACTCGATCGACCAGAACGTGTGGGGCCGTGCGGTGGAGACGGGCCTCCTCGAGGACCCGTGGAACGCCCCACCGGAGGACCTCTACGCGTACACGCAGGACCCGACGGTGCCGCGCGACCCGGGCGAGGTGACGGTCACGTTCGAGCAGGGCGTCCCGGTCGCGATCGACGGCCAGCGCTTCAGCGTGCTGCGGATCGTGCAGGAGCTGAACGCCCTGGCCGGCAAGCACGGGGTCGGACGCATCGACGTGGTGGAGGACCGGCTGGTCGGCATCAAGTCGCGCGAGGTCTACGAGGCCCCGGCGGCCGTGGCGCTCATCGCGGCGCACGAGGAACTCGAGAGCCTGACGCTCGAACGCGACGTGCACCGGTACAAGCGGCACGTCGAGGCCGAGTGGGCTGACCTCGTCTACGACGGCCTGTGGTTCGGTGGCCTGAAGCGCAGCCTCGACGCCTTCGTCGACCACACCCAGCAGCACGTGTCGGGTGACGTGCGCCTGCAGCTGCACGGCGGGCGAGCGGTGGTCACCGGGCGCCGGTCGAGCCAGAGCCTCTACGACTTCGAGCTCGCGACGTACGACACCGGCGACGCGTTCGACCAGTCGCAGGCGAAGGGCTTCACCGACATCTGGTCACTGCCGAGCAGGATCGCCGCCCGCCGCGACCAGGCGAACTGA
- the argF gene encoding ornithine carbamoyltransferase, protein MTRHFLRDDDLSQAEQSAILDLAEEMKADRWGAKPLAGPQSVAVIFDKSSTRTRVSFHVGISDLGGSPLIISTANSQLGGKETPADTARVLERMVSAIVWRTYGQAGLEEMAANTTVPVVNALSDDFHPCQLLADLLTIREHRGTLAGQTVAFIGDGASNMAQSYLLAGATAGMHVRVAAPAEFSPAAEVVTDAERRAAETGGSVLVVTDPVAAVSGADVVVTDTWVSMGKEDEKQARLDTFNGYRVDDALMAHAADDAVFMHCLPADRGFEVTAEVIDGPRSIIWDEAENRLHAQKALLAWLLAANANANAANANANAANANANAGAAATATIATGA, encoded by the coding sequence ATGACCCGCCACTTCCTCCGTGACGACGACCTCAGCCAGGCGGAGCAGTCCGCGATCCTCGACCTCGCCGAGGAGATGAAGGCCGACCGCTGGGGTGCGAAGCCCCTCGCCGGCCCGCAGAGCGTCGCGGTCATCTTCGACAAGTCGTCGACCCGGACCCGGGTGTCGTTCCACGTCGGCATCTCCGACCTCGGCGGCAGCCCGCTGATCATCTCGACGGCGAACAGCCAGCTCGGCGGCAAGGAGACCCCGGCCGACACCGCCCGTGTGCTGGAGCGCATGGTGTCGGCGATCGTCTGGCGCACCTACGGCCAGGCCGGCCTCGAGGAGATGGCCGCGAACACGACCGTCCCCGTCGTGAACGCCCTGTCCGACGACTTCCACCCGTGCCAGCTCCTTGCCGACCTGCTGACGATCCGTGAGCACCGCGGCACGTTGGCGGGGCAGACCGTCGCGTTCATCGGTGACGGCGCGAGCAACATGGCGCAGTCGTACCTGCTCGCCGGTGCGACCGCGGGCATGCACGTCCGGGTCGCCGCTCCGGCCGAGTTCTCGCCCGCGGCCGAGGTCGTCACCGACGCCGAGCGCCGTGCTGCCGAGACCGGCGGATCGGTCCTGGTCGTGACGGACCCGGTCGCCGCCGTCTCCGGCGCGGACGTCGTCGTCACCGACACCTGGGTGTCGATGGGGAAGGAAGACGAGAAGCAGGCGCGACTCGACACCTTCAACGGCTACCGCGTGGACGACGCCCTGATGGCACACGCCGCAGACGACGCGGTGTTCATGCACTGCCTGCCGGCGGACCGCGGGTTCGAGGTGACGGCCGAGGTCATCGACGGACCGCGCAGCATCATCTGGGACGAGGCGGAGAACCGTCTGCATGCCCAGAAGGCCCTCCTCGCCTGGCTGCTCGCCGCCAACGCCAACGCCAACGCCGCCAATGCCAACGCCAACGCCGCCAACGCCAACGCCAACGCCGGCGCCGCCGCGACCGCCACGATCGCCACCGGCGCCTGA
- a CDS encoding acetylornithine transaminase, with product MSTETQTETWNDRFGASLMRSLTPPKIMLERGAGCRVWDVDGNEYLDFLAGIAVNSLGHAHPALVEAISDQAAKLVHVSNYFATPPQLELAERLKRITGAGDTGRVYFGNSGAEANEAAFKLARLNKGADGRKTRILALKQGFHGRTMGALALTGKPALQEDFLPMIPGVEHIDSAVDALEQSIDDTVAALFIEPIKGEAGVVDLPEGFLLAARRLTEEHGALLVLDEIQTGVGRTGNWFAFQGHGFEPDAVTVAKGIAGGFPIGALVTFGWASDLFSAGQHGSTFGGNPLGTRVANAVLEEIERADLVAGAVVKGARIRAGIAGLASPLVEEVRGTGLLIGVGLTGPIAAAVSAAALERGLIINAPNESSLRIAPPLIVSDDEIDEFVSILAQSFAAVAAAQETSA from the coding sequence GTGAGCACCGAGACGCAGACCGAGACCTGGAACGACCGGTTCGGGGCGTCGCTCATGCGATCCCTCACGCCGCCGAAGATCATGCTCGAGCGCGGTGCGGGCTGCCGCGTCTGGGACGTCGACGGCAACGAGTACCTGGACTTCCTCGCCGGCATCGCCGTGAACTCCCTCGGGCACGCGCACCCCGCGCTGGTCGAGGCGATCTCCGACCAGGCCGCGAAGCTCGTGCACGTGTCGAACTACTTCGCCACGCCGCCGCAGCTCGAGCTGGCCGAGCGCCTCAAGCGCATCACCGGCGCCGGCGACACCGGCCGCGTGTACTTCGGCAACTCCGGCGCGGAGGCGAACGAGGCAGCCTTCAAGCTCGCTCGCCTCAACAAGGGCGCCGACGGGCGGAAGACGCGCATCCTCGCCCTGAAGCAGGGGTTCCACGGCCGGACGATGGGGGCGCTCGCCCTCACCGGCAAGCCGGCCCTGCAAGAGGACTTCCTGCCGATGATCCCCGGGGTCGAGCACATCGACTCGGCGGTCGACGCACTCGAGCAGTCGATCGACGACACCGTGGCAGCACTCTTCATCGAGCCGATCAAGGGTGAGGCCGGCGTCGTCGACCTGCCCGAGGGCTTCCTGCTGGCTGCCCGCCGTCTCACCGAGGAGCACGGTGCGCTCCTCGTCCTCGACGAGATCCAGACGGGTGTCGGCCGGACCGGCAACTGGTTCGCCTTCCAGGGGCACGGCTTCGAGCCGGACGCGGTCACGGTTGCGAAGGGCATCGCCGGCGGCTTCCCGATCGGGGCGCTCGTGACGTTCGGCTGGGCCTCCGACCTGTTCTCGGCCGGCCAGCACGGGTCGACCTTCGGCGGCAACCCGCTCGGCACCCGCGTGGCGAACGCCGTGCTCGAGGAGATCGAGCGCGCCGACCTGGTCGCGGGCGCCGTCGTGAAGGGTGCGCGCATCCGTGCGGGCATCGCGGGTCTGGCATCGCCGCTCGTCGAAGAGGTCCGCGGCACCGGACTGCTCATCGGCGTCGGGCTGACCGGCCCGATCGCGGCCGCCGTCAGCGCGGCAGCGCTCGAGCGTGGCCTCATCATCAACGCCCCGAACGAGTCGAGCCTGCGCATCGCGCCGCCGCTCATCGTGTCCGACGACGAGATCGACGAGTTCGTGTCGATCCTCGCCCAGAGCTTCGCGGCCGTCGCTGCCGCCCAGGAGACCTCCGCATGA
- the argB gene encoding acetylglutamate kinase — protein sequence MSDLTKQEEHELAAVKAATLIESLPWLKRFSGKIVVVKFGGNAMINEDLKRAFAEDMVYLRYAGLHPVVVHGGGPQISAALKEQGIASEFRGGYRVTTTEAITVVRDVLAGEVNREIVDLVNEHGAGLAVGVFGDGGSLFTGEKKGVVVDGEHFDLGHVGDITHVDPSGVLAAIEAGRIPVVSSIAIDDAHPDQALNVNADAAAGALAIALKASKLMMLTDVPGLYRNWPDRDSLVDLIAVEELRELLPSLESGMIPKMTACLDAVVGGVGGATIIDGRIPHSILLEVFTLRGAGTEVIPDPSRRTENQMTHAEIGRRVASPTSTAGLGAGRPATAGRHEASTTEKVGTTEEGHAQ from the coding sequence ATGAGTGACCTGACGAAGCAAGAGGAGCACGAGCTCGCGGCCGTCAAGGCCGCGACCCTCATCGAGTCCCTGCCGTGGCTGAAGCGGTTCTCCGGGAAGATCGTCGTCGTCAAGTTCGGCGGCAACGCGATGATCAACGAGGACCTCAAGCGCGCGTTCGCCGAGGACATGGTCTACCTGCGGTACGCCGGTCTGCACCCCGTCGTCGTGCACGGTGGCGGCCCGCAGATCTCCGCCGCGCTCAAGGAGCAGGGGATCGCGTCCGAGTTCCGGGGCGGGTACCGCGTCACGACGACCGAGGCGATCACGGTCGTCCGCGACGTCCTCGCGGGCGAGGTCAACCGCGAGATCGTCGACCTCGTGAACGAGCACGGCGCGGGCCTGGCCGTCGGCGTCTTCGGCGACGGTGGTTCGCTGTTCACCGGCGAGAAGAAGGGCGTCGTCGTCGACGGCGAGCACTTCGACCTCGGCCACGTGGGCGACATCACCCACGTCGACCCGTCCGGTGTCCTCGCCGCGATCGAGGCCGGCCGCATCCCGGTCGTCTCGAGCATCGCGATCGACGACGCCCACCCGGACCAGGCGCTCAACGTGAACGCCGACGCCGCCGCCGGTGCACTCGCCATCGCGCTGAAGGCGTCGAAGCTCATGATGCTGACCGACGTCCCGGGTCTGTACCGGAACTGGCCGGACCGGGACTCGCTCGTCGACCTCATCGCGGTCGAGGAGCTCCGTGAGCTCCTGCCCTCCCTCGAGTCGGGGATGATCCCGAAGATGACCGCGTGCCTCGACGCCGTGGTCGGCGGGGTGGGCGGCGCGACGATCATCGACGGCCGGATCCCGCACTCGATCCTGCTCGAGGTCTTCACCCTGCGGGGCGCGGGCACCGAGGTGATCCCGGACCCGAGCCGTCGCACCGAGAACCAGATGACCCACGCCGAGATCGGCCGTCGCGTCGCCTCGCCGACGAGCACCGCCGGCCTGGGTGCCGGCCGCCCGGCCACCGCCGGACGCCATGAAGCCAGCACGACCGAGAAGGTCGGCACGACCGAGGAAGGACACGCGCAGTGA
- the argJ gene encoding bifunctional glutamate N-acetyltransferase/amino-acid acetyltransferase ArgJ: MTQQTDATAGLQGVTAAAGFRAAGVTAGLKPSGKPDVALVVNDGPDAAVAAVFTSNRAQAHPVIWSRQVVGDGVARAVVLNSGGANCFTGPFGFQTTHMTAEAVGDALGVGAGDVVVCSTGLIGVGDQTFRDNVLKGVDLASAALTADGGLDAATAIMTTDTKAKLSVATEDGWTVGGMAKGAGMLAPGLATMLVVITTDAALTSDELDQALRAATRVTFDRVDSDGCMSTNDTVVLMSSGASGVTPEVGDFQEALTAVCADLARQLQQDAEGASHDIAISVVNAASEDDAVEVGRSVARNNLFKAAVFGNDPNWGRVLAAIGTTDAEFDPYAVDVSMNGVRVCHAGAPDQPSETVDLTPRDTHVLIDLGVGPYAATILTNDLTHDYVHENSAYSS; this comes from the coding sequence GTGACCCAGCAGACGGACGCGACCGCGGGCCTCCAGGGCGTCACCGCAGCAGCGGGCTTCCGCGCGGCGGGCGTGACCGCAGGGTTGAAGCCGAGCGGCAAGCCGGACGTGGCGCTCGTCGTCAACGACGGCCCGGACGCGGCCGTGGCCGCCGTCTTCACCAGCAACCGAGCGCAGGCGCACCCCGTCATCTGGTCGCGTCAGGTGGTCGGCGACGGTGTCGCGCGCGCGGTCGTCCTCAACTCCGGCGGCGCGAACTGCTTCACCGGTCCGTTCGGCTTCCAGACCACCCACATGACGGCCGAGGCGGTCGGCGACGCGCTCGGCGTCGGTGCCGGCGACGTGGTCGTCTGCTCGACCGGCCTGATCGGCGTGGGCGACCAGACGTTCCGCGACAACGTCCTGAAGGGCGTCGACCTCGCGAGCGCCGCGCTCACCGCCGACGGCGGACTCGACGCGGCCACGGCCATCATGACGACCGACACGAAGGCGAAGCTGTCCGTCGCCACCGAGGACGGCTGGACCGTCGGCGGCATGGCGAAGGGCGCGGGCATGCTCGCACCCGGACTCGCGACGATGCTCGTGGTCATCACCACGGACGCCGCACTCACGTCCGACGAGCTCGACCAGGCGCTGCGTGCGGCGACCCGGGTCACGTTCGACCGTGTCGATTCGGACGGCTGCATGTCCACGAACGACACGGTGGTCCTGATGTCCTCAGGGGCGAGCGGTGTCACGCCCGAGGTCGGCGACTTCCAGGAAGCCCTGACCGCGGTGTGCGCCGACCTGGCACGGCAGCTGCAGCAGGACGCCGAGGGCGCGAGCCACGACATCGCGATCTCCGTCGTGAACGCCGCCAGCGAGGACGACGCGGTCGAGGTCGGACGGAGCGTGGCGCGCAACAACCTGTTCAAGGCCGCCGTGTTCGGCAACGACCCGAACTGGGGCCGGGTGCTCGCGGCGATCGGGACGACCGACGCCGAGTTCGACCCCTACGCCGTCGACGTCTCGATGAACGGCGTGCGCGTCTGCCACGCCGGCGCTCCGGACCAGCCGAGCGAGACCGTCGACCTGACGCCGCGGGACACGCACGTGCTGATCGACCTCGGTGTCGGTCCGTACGCTGCCACGATCCTCACGAACGACCTCACGCACGACTACGTGCACGAGAACAGTGCGTACTCCAGCTGA
- a CDS encoding NAGSA dehydrogenase family protein: MSVSVAVAGASGYAGGELLRVLSAHPEFDVRTVTAFSNAGQPLIATQPHLRSLSHLTLVETTAENLRGHDVVFLALPHGQSGAITAELGDDALVVDCGADHRLTDPAAWEAFYGGDYHGAWTYGLPELLLAAPTPVSAEEWRDVDDIQAQGRQRSALVGTKRIAVPGCNVTAVTLGIQPGIQAGLVESDDIVAVLSVGPSGAGKKLATTYLASEIMGSASAYAVGGKHRHIPEIQQNLQVAGASDVTISFTPVLVPMSRGILATTTAKLAPGVSARDVRLAWEQAYADEPFVHLLPEGEFPRVADTIGANTALVGIAVDEAAGRVVAVTALDNLAKGTAGAAVQSTNIALGFPETLGLSVDGVAP, translated from the coding sequence ATGTCCGTATCCGTCGCCGTGGCAGGTGCCTCCGGCTACGCGGGCGGTGAGCTCCTCCGTGTGCTCTCCGCTCATCCCGAGTTCGATGTCAGGACGGTGACCGCGTTCTCGAACGCCGGCCAGCCGCTCATCGCGACGCAGCCGCACCTCCGCTCGCTGTCGCACCTGACCCTCGTCGAGACGACGGCGGAGAACCTGCGCGGGCACGACGTCGTGTTCCTCGCGCTGCCGCACGGGCAGTCCGGGGCGATCACCGCCGAACTCGGCGACGACGCCCTCGTCGTGGACTGCGGCGCGGACCACCGGCTGACGGACCCCGCCGCATGGGAAGCGTTCTACGGCGGTGACTACCACGGCGCATGGACCTACGGACTGCCGGAGCTGCTGCTCGCGGCTCCGACGCCCGTCTCGGCAGAGGAATGGCGCGACGTCGACGACATCCAGGCCCAGGGTCGCCAGCGGTCCGCGCTCGTCGGCACGAAGCGCATCGCGGTCCCGGGCTGCAACGTCACCGCGGTGACCCTCGGCATCCAGCCGGGCATCCAGGCCGGGCTCGTCGAGTCCGACGACATCGTCGCCGTCCTGAGCGTCGGGCCGAGCGGTGCCGGCAAGAAGCTCGCGACGACCTACCTCGCATCCGAGATCATGGGGTCGGCCAGCGCCTACGCGGTCGGTGGGAAGCACCGGCACATCCCGGAGATCCAGCAGAACCTGCAGGTCGCCGGTGCCTCGGACGTGACGATCTCGTTCACGCCCGTCCTCGTCCCGATGTCGCGCGGAATCCTGGCGACGACGACCGCGAAGCTCGCCCCCGGCGTCAGCGCCCGCGACGTGCGGCTCGCCTGGGAGCAGGCGTACGCCGACGAACCCTTCGTGCACCTGCTGCCCGAGGGCGAGTTCCCGCGGGTCGCGGACACCATCGGCGCCAACACGGCACTGGTCGGCATCGCCGTCGACGAGGCCGCGGGCCGCGTCGTCGCGGTGACCGCCCTCGACAACCTGGCGAAGGGCACCGCCGGTGCCGCCGTCCAGTCGACCAACATCGCCCTGGGCTTCCCGGAGACCCTCGGCCTCAGCGTGGACGGAGTGGCACCGTGA